In the Desulfobotulus mexicanus genome, GCCTATGGCAAGGTGACCAAACAGCTTTTCAAATGTATCTTTTTTGGCAAGATCATAATAGTTTTCCAGCATGGAGAGAAGAAGGCTTTTGCCAAAGCGTCTTGGTCTGATAAAAAGCTGGGATTTGGCCTTTTCCAGCTCAAGGATTTTATCCGTTCTGTCACAGTAAAAATAATTATTGCATATGATTTCTTCAAAATCAGAAATTCCATAGGGATATTTCATTTTTTCCTCCCGAATGGTCTGCCATCAGGCACCCGCAAAGGGTGTCTTTAGAAAAACTTTATACCTTTTATTGCTTTTCCTCTTCAAGCATTGCAAACAGTTTTTTCCAGGAAACCATTGTAGCACAGTGCTGTAGCATCTGAGGTCAAATTAATCATGGGCAGAGAAAAAAGGCAGGAGCTTGAGGATAGCTGCGGTCTGGTAACTGCATTTTTTTATCCATTTATGCTATATGATTTTAAGAAAAGCCATTTGCATAAACAGGCCGGTTTTTTGCATTATCATCCACCTGATTTTGGAAGTTTTTTGTTTCAGAAAGGACTGTTATGGCCATAAATGACATTCAGGTTGCCATCTCCGATGATTTTTTTTCCGCATTTGCCCGTATCCCGCAGAAGCAGCAGACCAAGGTGCAGCATTTTTTAACCAAATTCCAGCAGGACCCTACGGCAAGTGGCATCAATTATGAAAAGCTTCATCAGTGCAGAGATCCCCGCATCCGATCCGTGCGCATCGACCAGACCTACCGGGGGATTGTGCTGCAGCCCAAATCAGGCAATGTGTATATGCTTTTATGGGTGGATCACCACGACAGGGCCTATGAATGGGCAAAAAACCGCATCTGCGATATCAATCCGCAATTAGGGGCCGTACAGATTTACAGGGTAACGGAAAAAGAAGCGCCCCAGACACCGGAAGAAAAAAAAGATTCTGCCATGTTTTCAGGCCTTAGGGACAAAGACCTTTTGCGGCTGGGGCTTCCTGAAAAACTACTCGGTGAAGTGCGAAACCTTGAGACGCAGCAGGATCTGAAGGATTTTAAGGAAAGCTGCCCGGAGCATGTGTATGAAGCCCTTGTCTGGCTGAGTCAGGGTGAAAGCTATGAGGATGTTCTTTCCATAATTTCTGAGCAGGGTATTCAGGAAAAAGAAGTTGTAGATACGGAAGATTTTACCAGCGCTTTGGATCATCCTGTTTCACGCCACAAATTCTATATTGCTGCTACGGAAAAAGCCCTCCTCGATATGCTCCATGCCCCCCTTGAAAACTGGCGCACCTTTCTTCATCCAAGCCAGCGCAGGCTTGTGGAAAAAAGCTGGAGCGGAGCCGTGCGGGTTTTGGGAGGAGCCGGAACAGGCAAAACCGTTGTGGCCATGCACAGGGCCAAATGGCTTGCGGAAAACATGAAAAGAGAAAGCAAAGACAGGATTCTTTTCACCACCTTTACAAGAAACCTTGCGGCAGACATTCAGGCAAACCTTGAAAAAATCATGGAAGCCGAAGATTTTGCCCGGATTGAGGTTGTTAATCTGGACAAATGGGTGGTGGATTTTCTTTTGGAACAGGGTCATGGTTTTACCGTTGATTATGGCGAAAAATCCAAAGAACTCTGGCAGCAGGCTCTGGAAATTCTTCCCCCTGAATTGAATTTTTCCATGGGTTTTTTAAGGGAAGAGTGGGAAGAGGTGATTCAGCCCTTTGAAATTTCTGACCTTGTTTCCTATGTCCGGACAGAACGCCGGGGCCGGGGAATTGCCTTGGGCAGGCAGGAGAGGGAAGGGCTCTGGCCTGTGTTTGAACGCTACATGGCGCTGATGGATCAGGAAAAAATAAGGGAACCCGCAGATATGATGCGGGATGCAAGATTTTATCTGGAAAAGGATAACAATTTCGTATTCAGGCACATTATTGTGGATGAGGCCCAGGACATGGGCATGCAGGCCTTCAGGCTTTTACGGGCCATGGTTGCGGAAGGCCCTGACGATCTTTTTATAGTGGGCGATGCCCATCAGAGAATCTACAGTGTTCATGGGGCACTGAGTCAGTGCGGTATCCGCATTGTGGGGCGCAGCACCAAACTTCGCATCAACTACAGGACCACGGAAGAAACAAGACGATGGGCCATGTCCTTAATGAAGGATGTCTTTGTGGACGATCTGGACGAAGGCGAGGATTTGGAAGATGGCTATATTTCCCTGATTCACGGAACAGAGCCGCACTTACTGGCCGCAGAAAATCTTGATGATGAGTGCGATGCCATAGAAGCACATCTGAAGATGATAAATACAAATGATGGTGCCCTCAATGCCTGCTGTGTGGTGCTTCGGACGCACAGGTTATTGCAACTGTATTCAAGTGAACTTGAAAAGCGGGGGCTGGTACTTTATCCCTTGCTCCCCTCCCGCCCCGATGACAGGAATGAGCCGGGTGTGCGCATCGGCACCATGCACAGAGTTAAAGGCCTTGAGTTTGATCATATGCTGATCTGCGGTATGAACGAAGATGCCATGCCCCTGATGAGCCATGCCATGAAATCCGAAGATCCTGAGATTCGGAAAAAAGCGGAAATGAGGGACAGGGCACTTCTTTTTATGGCCGTCACACGGGCTAAAAAATCCGTTTTCCTTTCAGGAAACGGCAAGATCAGCCCCTGGCTTAATGAGAGCCGGGCATAGGTGTATCCTTAAGAGGAATGGAGAAGAATCTTTTCTTTCAATCTCTCCACCATAATAATATAAAATGAGGGAATATTGATGAATGAAGACAGAACCATTATCCTTGATAGATTTCTAAAAAGTATAGATACGTTGTATAATAACATTCGTTTCTGGTTAAGCCCTTATGGATTATCCATACTTCAAGAAGAAATTGAAATAGCTGAGGAAGCTTCTGGAACATATAAAGCCAATAAGTTTATAATTCAGGATGATAAAAATGAGACAATCGCAAGTATTATACCTGTTGGCGCTTGGGTTATAGCTGCTAATGGGAGAGTGGATTTAATAGGTAAGCTTGATAAGGTAATTATAGTCAATTTAGAAAAAGATGGATTACTGCAATCACCTTCAGTAAAAGCAGGAGATTATCAAGATACTGCTACAAAACAATTTTATAAAGGAATAAAGCAAGCTGGATGGTATTGGATTGAAGATAAACGGCGTGGAAAGGCTCATTTATTAGACAAGGAACTATTTTTTGAACTCTTATCGGAGGTTTCTGATTATGAGTTCTAATACTCGATGTTCCAGTTTTTTATAAGCCCCTGATTTGATTACATGCAAAACAACGAAGGCCAAGTGTGTCGCTACTGTAAAATCAATAGGTTAGATGCTGGCACTACCTGATGTAACCATTGGAAAATCGAAAAACTTGAACATTGAGTAATAATGTTCTGGATAATATATGGCAATCATACCAAGCAACAATTGATTGTTTTAAAATTGCAGGCAGGAGTGTCAAAAGAGAGGAATATCAATTTTTAGCAAAGACAAATTTTATAGGTACATCTCCTGAAAAGGTTGATGAATTAATAAGAAAAAGCCGTTCTGATGCTGATGACTATGTGATTCTATCTCTTTGGGCGGTTTTTGAAAGATAGCATAGCAAGACTAAAGCAGCCTACCCAAAATGCGTGCGGCTGATTAGCTGGTGTAGATTTTAACTCTGACACGGGCGAGATTGGGGAGTTGAAGGTGGAAGCTATGGGTTTAAGTTCCCTTTTTATCTGATGAATATGTAAAGGAGTTTGTCTATGGAAGAAAAAAATTGTCCTGTCTGTGGACTGCAACAAAATGAGGAATCTGAGCATTGTAAAATCTGCGACTGGGAATTTGCCTTGATTCCTGGAAGTAATCAAGAGGATCTTCCCGAATCTGTTCTGGCTAAACTTGAAGAAGCCCGTAAAAAATGGGCAGAAATGTGGATGAACCGGGATGATGAACCTGATTTTGAGCGAGATCCCTTTGAGTACGAAGAAGAGCGGATTAGTCGTTTGAAAAATGTGATTTGGAAGGTTGGCAAGGCCGTTTTGATAAAAGAAAAATATGACATCAAAACAGGTCGTTTTCATATGAAATGGGTGGAAACTGCTGAATGGGCAAAGCCTTTTATGGATGGAAGGGTACCAGTTCTTACCCTGGAAAGGGATGCAGCCCGCAGCCTTTATGTACCTGATAAAGAATTTATTATTGGATTGCGTTTTAATGTTACTGAAGAAAAAATTGAGGTGGCAAGTGGTGTTGTATGTGCAGACAAGGCAATACTGGGTTGTCTTTTTGAGACGGATAGTCTTGCTGTAAGTATGAAAAATATTAAGGTATCAGTCATTGAAATAAATCACGATACAGAATTGGCAAAGGCTGAAAAATTTGTTTTTATTGATAAAGAAGGCAGGTTTAAGGATTTAAAAGATGGTACGGTGTTGGATACAAAGACAGGTTTACAGTGGATGCGCTGTGCCTTGGGACAGACATGGGAAGGTAATACCTGTAATGGGGTTGCAAAG is a window encoding:
- a CDS encoding UvrD-helicase domain-containing protein, whose protein sequence is MAINDIQVAISDDFFSAFARIPQKQQTKVQHFLTKFQQDPTASGINYEKLHQCRDPRIRSVRIDQTYRGIVLQPKSGNVYMLLWVDHHDRAYEWAKNRICDINPQLGAVQIYRVTEKEAPQTPEEKKDSAMFSGLRDKDLLRLGLPEKLLGEVRNLETQQDLKDFKESCPEHVYEALVWLSQGESYEDVLSIISEQGIQEKEVVDTEDFTSALDHPVSRHKFYIAATEKALLDMLHAPLENWRTFLHPSQRRLVEKSWSGAVRVLGGAGTGKTVVAMHRAKWLAENMKRESKDRILFTTFTRNLAADIQANLEKIMEAEDFARIEVVNLDKWVVDFLLEQGHGFTVDYGEKSKELWQQALEILPPELNFSMGFLREEWEEVIQPFEISDLVSYVRTERRGRGIALGRQEREGLWPVFERYMALMDQEKIREPADMMRDARFYLEKDNNFVFRHIIVDEAQDMGMQAFRLLRAMVAEGPDDLFIVGDAHQRIYSVHGALSQCGIRIVGRSTKLRINYRTTEETRRWAMSLMKDVFVDDLDEGEDLEDGYISLIHGTEPHLLAAENLDDECDAIEAHLKMINTNDGALNACCVVLRTHRLLQLYSSELEKRGLVLYPLLPSRPDDRNEPGVRIGTMHRVKGLEFDHMLICGMNEDAMPLMSHAMKSEDPEIRKKAEMRDRALLFMAVTRAKKSVFLSGNGKISPWLNESRA
- a CDS encoding DUF1566 domain-containing protein, with product MEEKNCPVCGLQQNEESEHCKICDWEFALIPGSNQEDLPESVLAKLEEARKKWAEMWMNRDDEPDFERDPFEYEEERISRLKNVIWKVGKAVLIKEKYDIKTGRFHMKWVETAEWAKPFMDGRVPVLTLERDAARSLYVPDKEFIIGLRFNVTEEKIEVASGVVCADKAILGCLFETDSLAVSMKNIKVSVIEINHDTELAKAEKFVFIDKEGRFKDLKDGTVLDTKTGLQWMRCALGQTWEGNTCNGVAKEFTWNDAMEEAKTCSFARKKDWRVPIIEELKTLIDKKYKPQIHPDAFPNFANGGFWSSSLYANRSLSAWYFHFGYGDVYNVSKNCTLQVRLVRAGQ